The proteins below are encoded in one region of Luteitalea sp.:
- a CDS encoding TonB-dependent receptor, which produces MLSTRTNARTRFATARSPSTSRPALNACSRASSERHDPGPPSIPARPVTGGVVRVGTRFTDAENTIRAPGFVRVDAGASVDISPAWRIQLTVDNFSDTRYIAAGWDSAWEAGIRRRSSVTLTTRF; this is translated from the coding sequence TTGTTGTCCACACGTACGAACGCGCGGACGCGCTTCGCTACGGCGCGTTCTCCGTCGACGAGCAGACCAGCACTAAACGCCTGTTCCAGGGCGAGTTCCGAAAGGCATGATCCAGGGCCTCCCAGTATCCCGGCGAGGCCTGTGACCGGTGGCGTCGTTCGCGTCGGCACGCGCTTCACTGATGCCGAGAACACGATCCGGGCGCCCGGGTTCGTCCGCGTCGATGCCGGTGCATCAGTGGACATCTCGCCCGCATGGAGAATCCAGCTCACCGTCGACAACTTTTCCGACACCCGCTACATCGCGGCCGGGTGGGACAGCGCCTGGGAGGCTGGGATTCGCCGCCGAAGCTCCGTGACGCTGACGACACGGTTCTGA